In one Chitinophaga sancti genomic region, the following are encoded:
- a CDS encoding ATP-dependent Clp protease adaptor ClpS, whose amino-acid sequence MSQRQQTGTHTKEWEDVLVAEDEQFPYSLIVWNDEVNTFDWVIQSLMEVCGHSQEQAEQCALIIHHNGKYAVKQGEFTDLRPMCEALLDRGISATLEEAVES is encoded by the coding sequence ATGAGCCAGCGTCAGCAAACAGGCACACACACCAAAGAGTGGGAAGATGTGTTGGTAGCAGAGGATGAACAATTTCCATACAGTCTCATCGTGTGGAACGATGAAGTAAATACTTTTGACTGGGTGATCCAGTCCCTGATGGAAGTATGCGGCCATTCACAGGAACAGGCTGAGCAATGTGCATTGATCATACATCACAATGGCAAGTACGCTGTGAAGCAGGGTGAATTTACAGACCTGCGCCCCATGTGTGAAGCCTTACTCGATAGAGGAATTAGTGCCACTTTAGAAGAAGCTGTTGAAAGCTAA